In the genome of Cupriavidus taiwanensis, one region contains:
- a CDS encoding ligand-gated channel protein, with protein MPRGQWMTGLAAICAASGMTGAWAQAQEAKTEATLATVVVTAAGSAQDIRDAPASISVVTRSDLENKAYRDLNDALVEVPGVIVSGGGDRTDISLRGMGAKYTQVLIDGKRQSSRETRTNSDSSGVESSWTPPLAAIERIEVVRGPMSSLYGSDAMGGVVNIITRKVPKQWTGELRGDATLQQHSDSGNQYQGNFYLAGPLKSDLLGLQLYGQSTHRVEDDIDYGFRGRRAESLTAKLALTPTRQHDIVFEATGMRQQRSETVGKTVPPLPPGTPCPRTGCPTSSETDYRSEKYALSHTGRWGFGVSDSYIQQEEFDNRSRRMKIKNLDARTSWAMPLGNHMLSVGAEYLNQRLNDQTGNQIAGGPNRVERYQWALFAEDEWRLAQSFALTGGVRMDHDQNFGQHYSPRLYGVWHAAERWTVKGGVSTGFRAPDLRQTVAGWGQTSRGGNMYGNPDLKPETMVSQELGLLYDKGNGLQAGMTLFNNDFKDKITRVACPLTQCTDGPNQFGAAPTTYMNVDRAYSRGVEASLRWPIAQAWSLTGSYTYTRSEQKSGQYQGQPLNQLPMHLLVATLNWRPSEKLNAWARVNYRGKESQPITGPSSSTVVAPSYTFVDLGATYAVTKNVSVFAGIYNLFDKQVNYTDYGYVEDGRRYWMSVAVKF; from the coding sequence ATGCCGCGTGGTCAATGGATGACCGGGCTGGCGGCAATATGCGCGGCGTCGGGCATGACCGGGGCGTGGGCCCAGGCGCAGGAAGCCAAGACGGAAGCCACCCTCGCCACCGTGGTGGTGACCGCGGCGGGCAGCGCGCAGGATATCCGCGATGCACCCGCGTCGATCAGCGTGGTCACGCGTTCGGACCTGGAAAACAAGGCTTACCGCGACCTCAACGACGCGTTGGTGGAAGTGCCGGGCGTGATCGTCAGCGGCGGCGGCGACCGCACCGATATCAGCCTGCGCGGCATGGGCGCCAAGTACACCCAGGTGCTGATCGACGGCAAGCGCCAGAGTTCGCGCGAGACCCGCACCAACTCCGACTCGTCGGGCGTCGAGAGCAGCTGGACCCCGCCGCTCGCCGCGATCGAGCGGATCGAGGTGGTGCGCGGCCCGATGTCGTCGCTGTATGGCTCCGATGCCATGGGCGGCGTGGTCAACATCATCACGCGCAAGGTGCCGAAGCAATGGACCGGCGAGCTGCGCGGCGATGCCACGCTGCAGCAGCACAGCGACTCGGGCAACCAGTACCAGGGCAACTTCTACCTGGCCGGCCCGCTCAAGAGCGACCTGCTCGGGCTGCAGCTGTACGGCCAGAGCACGCATCGCGTCGAGGACGACATCGATTACGGCTTTCGCGGCCGCCGCGCCGAAAGCCTGACCGCCAAGCTGGCGCTCACCCCCACGCGCCAGCACGACATCGTGTTCGAGGCCACCGGCATGCGCCAGCAGCGCAGCGAGACCGTGGGCAAGACCGTGCCGCCGCTGCCGCCCGGCACGCCGTGCCCGCGCACCGGCTGCCCCACCTCGTCCGAGACCGACTACCGCAGCGAGAAGTACGCGTTGTCGCATACCGGCCGCTGGGGCTTTGGCGTCTCCGACAGCTATATCCAGCAAGAGGAGTTCGACAACCGCAGCCGCCGGATGAAAATCAAGAACCTGGATGCGCGCACCAGCTGGGCCATGCCGCTGGGCAACCACATGCTGTCGGTCGGCGCCGAATACCTGAACCAGCGCCTGAACGACCAGACCGGCAACCAGATCGCGGGCGGCCCGAACCGGGTCGAGCGTTACCAGTGGGCCCTGTTTGCCGAGGACGAATGGCGCCTGGCACAGAGCTTTGCACTGACCGGCGGCGTGCGCATGGACCATGACCAGAACTTCGGCCAGCACTACAGCCCGCGCCTGTACGGCGTCTGGCACGCGGCCGAGCGCTGGACCGTCAAGGGCGGCGTATCCACCGGCTTCCGCGCGCCGGACTTGCGCCAGACCGTCGCCGGTTGGGGCCAGACCAGCCGCGGCGGCAACATGTACGGCAACCCGGACCTGAAGCCCGAGACCATGGTGTCGCAGGAACTGGGCCTGCTCTACGACAAGGGCAACGGCCTGCAGGCCGGCATGACGCTGTTCAACAATGACTTCAAGGACAAGATCACGCGCGTGGCCTGCCCGCTCACGCAATGCACTGATGGCCCGAACCAGTTCGGCGCCGCCCCGACCACGTACATGAACGTGGACCGCGCCTACTCGCGCGGCGTGGAAGCCAGCCTGCGCTGGCCCATCGCGCAAGCGTGGTCGCTGACCGGCAGCTACACCTACACCCGCTCGGAACAGAAAAGCGGCCAATACCAGGGCCAGCCACTTAACCAGTTGCCGATGCACCTGCTGGTGGCCACGCTGAACTGGCGCCCGTCGGAAAAGCTCAACGCGTGGGCTCGCGTCAACTACCGCGGCAAGGAAAGCCAGCCGATCACCGGGCCGTCTTCCAGCACCGTAGTGGCGCCGTCATACACCTTCGTCGACCTGGGCGCGACCTACGCGGTGACCAAGAACGTGTCGGTGTTCGCCGGCATCTACAACCTGTTCGACAAGCAGGTGAACTACACCGACTACGGCTATGTCGAGGATGGCCGGCGCTACTGGATGAGCGTGGCGGTGAAGTTTTGA
- the treF gene encoding alpha,alpha-trehalase TreF — protein MRPTGKPDSEPAVPSSPGAAASGSTVPRSAPATPDGAGAVAGPAAAPGKIHAAAQPAWITHRDCPPPHTLPGCACADVLSPAARYCELFVDVQHSGLFADSKTFPDCIPNCDPDQIVARYRESRDTPGFSLADFVQAYFTRATVPDSHYVSDPASTLREHIDGLWPVLTRAPVAHPPLSSLLPLPHRYVVPGGRFGELYYWDSYFTMQGLARSGHGDLMVEMTRNFAYLLDTYGLVPNGTRNYYLSRSQPPVFALMVDLLEREQLAGALDFLPQLRREYAFWMDGADGLCPGHAHRRVVCLPDGALLNRYWDDRPWPREEAFLEDMETALRSGRPHHMVFRDLRAAAESGWDFSSRWLDAPDPRAGQPADLATIRTTAMLPVDLNALLWHLERRLAALCEQAGDAAAEIYRAAAQRREAAILEYLWDGAAGVFVDYDWCRGAQRRYLTAATVMPLYLGLASPAQAQAVAQAVQERLLVDGGLATTECTSGQQWDHPNGWAPLQWLAVCGLERYGHEALAREIAQRWLATVASLYTHECKLVEKYRIRRIEGAAQGGGGGEYPLQDGFGWTNAVAGALMARYGEVPATCRADGVGA, from the coding sequence ATGCGGCCAACCGGCAAGCCCGATTCCGAACCCGCGGTACCGTCATCGCCCGGCGCCGCCGCAAGCGGCAGCACGGTGCCGCGCAGCGCCCCGGCCACGCCCGACGGGGCCGGCGCCGTGGCCGGACCGGCCGCGGCGCCCGGCAAGATCCATGCGGCGGCGCAGCCCGCCTGGATCACGCACCGCGACTGCCCGCCGCCGCACACGCTGCCGGGCTGCGCCTGCGCCGACGTGCTGTCGCCCGCGGCACGCTATTGCGAACTGTTCGTCGACGTCCAGCACAGCGGCCTGTTCGCCGACAGCAAGACCTTCCCTGACTGCATTCCCAACTGCGACCCGGACCAGATCGTGGCGCGCTATCGCGAGAGCCGCGACACGCCCGGCTTCTCGCTGGCGGATTTCGTGCAGGCGTACTTCACCCGCGCCACCGTGCCGGACAGCCACTACGTATCCGATCCGGCCAGCACCCTGCGCGAGCATATCGACGGGCTGTGGCCAGTGCTGACGCGCGCGCCCGTGGCCCATCCTCCGCTGTCGTCGCTGTTGCCGCTGCCGCATCGCTACGTGGTGCCGGGCGGGCGCTTCGGTGAACTCTATTACTGGGATTCCTACTTCACCATGCAGGGGCTGGCCCGCAGCGGGCACGGCGACCTGATGGTGGAGATGACGCGGAATTTCGCCTACCTGCTCGACACCTACGGGCTGGTGCCGAACGGCACCCGCAACTACTACCTGAGCCGCTCGCAGCCGCCGGTCTTTGCATTGATGGTGGACCTGCTCGAGCGCGAGCAACTGGCCGGCGCGCTCGACTTCCTGCCGCAGCTGCGCCGCGAATATGCGTTCTGGATGGACGGCGCCGACGGCCTGTGTCCCGGCCACGCGCACCGCCGCGTGGTCTGCCTGCCTGACGGCGCGCTGCTCAACCGCTACTGGGACGACCGCCCATGGCCGCGCGAGGAGGCCTTCCTGGAAGACATGGAGACCGCGCTGCGCAGCGGCCGCCCGCACCATATGGTGTTCCGCGACCTGCGCGCCGCGGCGGAATCGGGCTGGGACTTCAGCTCGCGCTGGCTCGATGCGCCAGATCCGCGCGCCGGCCAGCCCGCCGACCTGGCCACCATCCGCACCACGGCGATGCTGCCGGTCGACCTCAATGCGCTGCTGTGGCACCTGGAAAGGCGGCTTGCCGCGCTGTGCGAGCAGGCCGGCGACGCCGCGGCGGAGATCTACCGCGCCGCGGCGCAGCGGCGCGAGGCTGCCATCCTGGAATACCTGTGGGACGGTGCCGCGGGCGTCTTCGTCGACTACGACTGGTGCCGCGGCGCGCAGCGCCGCTACCTGACCGCGGCCACCGTGATGCCGCTCTATCTCGGCCTGGCCAGTCCGGCGCAGGCGCAAGCGGTGGCGCAGGCGGTGCAGGAACGGCTGCTGGTGGACGGCGGCCTGGCCACCACGGAGTGCACCTCGGGTCAGCAATGGGACCATCCCAATGGCTGGGCGCCGCTGCAATGGCTGGCGGTTTGCGGCCTGGAGCGCTATGGCCACGAGGCCCTCGCGCGCGAGATCGCGCAACGCTGGCTGGCCACCGTGGCCAGCCTGTACACCCACGAATGCAAGCTGGTCGAGAAATACCGCATCCGGCGCATCGAAGGCGCCGCCCAGGGCGGGGGCGGCGGCGAGTATCCGCTGCAGGACGGCTTTGGCTGGACCAATGCGGTTGCCGGGGCGCTGATGGCACGCTACGGCGAGGTTCCGGCAACGTGCCGCGCGGATGGCGTTGGGGCTTAG
- the mdtD gene encoding multidrug transporter subunit MdtD: MTSPAPDDRTRRIMLWVVAVGFFMQTLDSTIVNTALPSMAHSLGESPLRMQSVVIAYSLTMAVIIPASGWLADRFGTRTIFQTAIALFVAGSLLCAYAPTLNFLIGARVVQGVGGAMLLPVGRLSVLRTFPREQYLQALSFVAIPGMIGPLIGPTLGGWLTQALSWHWIFLINVPVGVLGALATVRYMPNARLAGVGRFDIAGYLLLATAMLALSFSLDGLAGLGFQHATVLMLLIASMAALTAYGLHANRRKQPLFPLRLFRIHSFSVGLLGNLFARIGNGSMPFLIPLTLQVSLGYAPFDAGLMMLPVTAAGMASKRLATRLIQRHGYRRVLVSNTFVVGVVMAAFALITPQLPLWLLVPLLALFGMVNSIQFTAMNTVTLKDLSGAGASSGNSMLSMVQMLSMSLAVTAAGALLATFQHRFGGDPAAVLPAFHATFICMGLITCASAWIFMQLGVREPAPAIPVQHGEKEV, translated from the coding sequence ATGACCTCGCCCGCGCCCGACGACCGCACCCGCCGCATCATGCTGTGGGTGGTGGCGGTCGGCTTCTTCATGCAGACGCTGGACTCGACCATCGTCAATACCGCGCTGCCGTCGATGGCGCACAGCCTGGGCGAGAGCCCGCTGCGGATGCAGTCGGTGGTGATCGCCTACTCGCTGACGATGGCGGTGATCATCCCGGCCTCGGGCTGGCTGGCCGACCGCTTCGGCACCCGCACCATCTTCCAGACCGCGATCGCGCTGTTCGTGGCCGGCTCGCTGCTGTGCGCCTACGCGCCGACGCTGAACTTCCTGATCGGCGCGCGCGTGGTGCAGGGCGTGGGCGGCGCGATGCTGCTGCCGGTGGGGCGGCTCTCGGTGCTGCGCACCTTCCCGCGCGAGCAGTACCTGCAGGCGCTGAGCTTCGTCGCCATCCCCGGCATGATCGGCCCGCTGATCGGGCCCACGCTGGGCGGCTGGCTGACCCAGGCGCTGTCCTGGCACTGGATCTTCCTGATCAACGTGCCGGTCGGCGTGCTGGGGGCGCTGGCCACCGTGCGCTACATGCCCAATGCGCGGCTGGCCGGCGTCGGCCGCTTCGACATCGCGGGCTACCTGCTGCTGGCCACCGCCATGCTGGCGCTGTCGTTCTCGCTCGACGGCCTGGCCGGGCTGGGCTTCCAGCACGCCACCGTGCTGATGCTGCTGATCGCCAGCATGGCCGCGCTGACCGCCTACGGGCTGCATGCCAACCGCCGCAAGCAGCCGCTGTTCCCGTTGCGGCTGTTCCGCATCCACAGCTTCAGCGTCGGGCTGCTGGGCAACCTGTTCGCGCGCATCGGCAACGGCTCGATGCCGTTCCTGATCCCGCTGACGCTGCAGGTCAGCCTGGGCTATGCGCCGTTCGATGCAGGCCTGATGATGCTGCCGGTCACCGCAGCCGGCATGGCGTCCAAGCGGCTCGCCACACGGCTGATCCAGCGCCATGGCTACCGGCGCGTGCTGGTGTCGAACACCTTCGTGGTGGGCGTGGTGATGGCAGCCTTTGCGTTGATCACGCCGCAGCTGCCGCTGTGGCTGCTGGTGCCGCTGCTGGCATTGTTCGGCATGGTCAATTCGATCCAGTTCACGGCGATGAACACGGTCACGCTGAAGGACCTCAGCGGCGCCGGCGCCAGCAGCGGCAACAGCATGCTGTCGATGGTGCAGATGCTGTCGATGAGCCTGGCCGTGACCGCGGCGGGGGCGTTGCTGGCGACGTTCCAGCACCGCTTTGGCGGGGATCCCGCGGCGGTGCTGCCGGCCTTCCATGCGACTTTTATCTGCATGGGGCTGATCACCTGCGCGTCGGCCTGGATCTTCATGCAGCTGGGCGTGCGCGAGCCGGCGCCGGCGATTCCGGTGCAACACGGCGAGAAGGAGGTCTAG
- a CDS encoding TonB-dependent receptor family protein, translating to MHPGGRQIPAMRQQRRSVHRFRARSTLACVVLMLASAAALAADAPGTAVAAATGETLPDVVVSATRSEQRRFDAPAAVDSVPVDPLRSATPLVNLSEVLAGVPGVAVRDRQNYSQDLQLAVRGFGTRSTFGVRGVRLYVDGIPATMPDGQGQASTADLANASRVEVLRGPFAQLYGNASGGVVQVFTPDPPKDGVTGRVSTGFGADGQWQAGVALAGGNERLGGSLDAWTYQTDGYREHSAARRYQLNARVVAQPASGTRVTGQFNYFNQPLAQDPLGLTRAQADANPRQAVAAATQFDTGKTVEQAQAGVVVDHQVSGTDSLSARLYGGTRNLYQRLGFSGAALTSSGGIVDLDRTFGGAALSWNRRTTTAAGLPLLWSAGLEANGMRDGRNGYVNQNGTQGALRRDETNTATDLGAFAQFDWSFHPAWQLVGGARASRVRLGIDDHFITAASPDDSGHASYGNVSPVLGVVWHALDSLNVYANLGRGFETPTLTEVAYGPGDVGSNLGLQASTSRQGEIGIKWQGSGQRLEAALFDADSHDEVVPQSNNAGRTVYQNVSGVRRRGLELGWRGGFLGQVGTPGQDGGSRIEAGLAYTWLDAYFGDGFVNAQGQAVAAGNRLPGTARHSLAADLSWRPLAPLTLGAELRVDSRVYADDLNTQAAPGYAVINLRAGYAFRLGPTRFYLFGRIDNLADRRYIGSVIVNEANGRYFEPAPGRRFFIGLRAAL from the coding sequence ATGCACCCAGGCGGCAGGCAGATCCCGGCGATGCGGCAGCAGCGCCGCTCCGTTCATCGTTTCCGGGCGCGTTCTACGCTGGCGTGCGTGGTGCTGATGCTGGCCAGCGCCGCCGCGCTGGCGGCGGACGCGCCCGGCACGGCCGTTGCCGCGGCCACCGGCGAGACCCTGCCGGACGTGGTGGTCAGCGCCACCCGCAGCGAGCAACGCCGCTTCGATGCGCCCGCCGCGGTCGACAGCGTGCCGGTGGACCCGCTGCGCAGCGCCACGCCGCTGGTGAACCTGTCGGAGGTGCTGGCCGGCGTGCCGGGCGTGGCGGTGCGCGACCGGCAGAACTATTCGCAGGACCTGCAACTGGCGGTACGCGGCTTCGGCACGCGCTCGACTTTCGGCGTGCGCGGCGTGCGCCTGTATGTCGACGGCATCCCCGCCACCATGCCCGACGGACAGGGGCAGGCGTCCACGGCGGACCTGGCCAACGCCAGCCGGGTCGAGGTGCTGCGCGGCCCGTTCGCGCAGCTGTATGGCAATGCCTCGGGCGGGGTGGTGCAGGTGTTCACGCCCGATCCGCCCAAGGATGGGGTTACCGGGCGCGTTTCGACCGGCTTCGGCGCCGATGGCCAGTGGCAGGCCGGCGTGGCGCTGGCTGGCGGCAATGAGCGGCTCGGCGGCTCGCTCGACGCGTGGACCTACCAGACCGACGGCTATCGCGAGCACAGCGCGGCGCGCCGCTACCAGCTCAATGCCAGGGTGGTGGCGCAGCCGGCCAGCGGCACGCGCGTGACCGGCCAGTTCAATTACTTCAACCAGCCGCTGGCGCAGGACCCGCTCGGCCTGACCCGCGCGCAGGCCGATGCCAACCCGCGCCAGGCGGTGGCCGCGGCCACCCAGTTCGATACCGGCAAGACTGTCGAGCAGGCCCAGGCCGGGGTGGTGGTGGACCACCAGGTCAGCGGCACCGACAGCCTGTCGGCACGGCTGTACGGCGGCACGCGCAACCTGTACCAGCGGCTGGGCTTCAGCGGCGCCGCGCTGACGTCATCCGGTGGCATCGTCGATCTCGACCGTACGTTCGGCGGTGCCGCGCTGTCGTGGAACCGGCGCACCACCACGGCCGCGGGTCTGCCGTTGCTGTGGAGCGCCGGGCTCGAAGCCAACGGCATGCGCGACGGCCGCAACGGCTACGTCAACCAGAACGGCACCCAGGGGGCGTTGCGCCGCGATGAAACCAATACCGCAACCGACCTTGGCGCCTTCGCGCAGTTCGACTGGAGCTTTCATCCGGCCTGGCAACTGGTGGGCGGGGCGCGCGCCAGCCGGGTGCGGCTGGGCATCGACGACCATTTCATCACCGCGGCCAGCCCCGACGACAGCGGCCACGCCAGCTACGGCAATGTCAGCCCGGTGCTCGGCGTGGTCTGGCATGCGCTGGACTCCCTCAACGTCTATGCCAACCTCGGCCGCGGCTTCGAGACCCCGACGCTGACCGAGGTCGCCTACGGCCCCGGCGACGTCGGCAGCAACCTGGGGCTGCAGGCATCGACCAGCCGCCAGGGCGAGATCGGCATCAAGTGGCAAGGGTCGGGGCAGCGCCTGGAAGCGGCGCTGTTCGATGCCGACAGCCATGACGAGGTGGTGCCGCAATCGAACAACGCCGGCCGCACCGTCTACCAGAATGTCAGCGGCGTGCGCCGGCGCGGGCTGGAGCTGGGCTGGCGCGGCGGCTTCCTGGGTCAGGTCGGCACGCCGGGCCAGGACGGCGGCAGCCGGATCGAGGCGGGGCTGGCCTATACCTGGCTCGATGCGTACTTCGGCGATGGCTTTGTCAATGCGCAGGGCCAGGCCGTGGCGGCCGGCAATCGCCTGCCCGGCACGGCGCGCCACAGCCTGGCCGCAGACCTGTCATGGCGGCCGCTCGCACCGCTGACGCTCGGGGCCGAACTGCGTGTCGACAGCCGCGTCTATGCCGACGACCTCAACACCCAGGCGGCGCCGGGCTATGCCGTGATCAACCTGCGCGCCGGCTATGCCTTCCGCCTCGGCCCGACGCGTTTCTACCTGTTCGGCCGCATCGACAACCTGGCCGACCGGCGCTATATCGGCTCGGTCATCGTCAACGAGGCCAACGGACGCTACTTCGAGCCGGCACCGGGCCGGCGCTTCTTCATCGGGCTGCGCGCCGCGCTGTAA
- a CDS encoding flavodoxin family protein, whose product MTTASTRVAIVYHSGYGHTARQAQAVARGAGSVAGAESLLIPVEDIDQHWDTLEQVDAIIFGAPTYMGSASAQFKGFMDATSRNVFAKGGKWANKVAAGFTNAASRSGDKLATLQQIAIFAAQHGMHWVNLGLPPGHNNSKSTEDSLNRHGFFLGAAAQSDADVSAEVAPPPADLRTAEHLGARVAEVAQQLVAGRQALAALKEAA is encoded by the coding sequence ATGACCACCGCCTCCACCCGCGTTGCCATCGTCTACCACAGCGGCTACGGCCACACCGCCCGCCAGGCCCAGGCCGTCGCGCGCGGCGCCGGCAGCGTCGCGGGCGCCGAAAGCCTGCTGATCCCGGTCGAGGACATCGACCAGCACTGGGATACCCTGGAACAGGTCGATGCCATCATCTTCGGCGCGCCGACCTACATGGGCAGCGCCTCGGCCCAGTTCAAGGGCTTCATGGACGCGACCTCGCGCAACGTGTTCGCCAAGGGCGGCAAGTGGGCCAACAAGGTCGCCGCCGGCTTTACCAACGCGGCCTCGCGCTCCGGCGACAAGCTGGCGACGCTGCAGCAGATCGCCATCTTCGCGGCACAGCACGGCATGCACTGGGTCAACCTGGGCCTGCCCCCGGGCCACAACAATTCCAAGTCGACCGAGGATTCACTGAACCGCCATGGCTTCTTCCTGGGCGCGGCCGCGCAGTCGGATGCGGATGTGAGCGCCGAGGTGGCGCCGCCGCCTGCAGACCTGCGCACCGCCGAACACCTGGGTGCGCGCGTCGCCGAAGTGGCGCAGCAGCTGGTCGCGGGACGGCAGGCGCTGGCGGCGCTGAAGGAAGCGGCCTGA
- a CDS encoding DUF3526 domain-containing protein, with protein sequence MNQIGQTGRLLAAQWRALWGASGARWGLLLTAAALCACAVVSGLGARAWHGKFQQLEAGTQAALRQAGAQASPAAGDQAAMAAFRFARAHAPAALLPAAGGRALASGMLELLPPAIRVTVESRHTDARNEEKLGNPLLQRYGMADLATALALLVPLLLVCLCAGMVQGEREQGTWRMSLAQGAAGWRLLLAAMAVRTGAVWVVAVLASLLAFMLDPAATLRAFGAWVFCLSAFVLFWSAASAWLNLLPGSAATAVLAGLGLWAVVTFGAPAMIAAATDRMAPMPSRLAAIVQMRAAQQDAEAAAADLVRAWYRAHPQWAPAAPRQHSWPVSFMPRYLDQAARIEPIAAEFERVRAQRFEHAERWAWLSPPLSLLLAADRLAGHDAPRYARYMAQVNRFEAEWRAFFVPRIMSYRGVLPHDYADAPRFAWTDSPPWHAVWRAGLQQLALAAALLGLLWRCRARLARP encoded by the coding sequence ATGAACCAGATCGGGCAGACCGGGCGCCTGCTGGCGGCCCAATGGCGGGCGTTGTGGGGCGCGAGTGGCGCCCGCTGGGGGCTGCTGCTGACCGCTGCCGCGCTGTGCGCCTGCGCGGTGGTGTCGGGGCTGGGCGCGCGCGCCTGGCATGGCAAGTTCCAGCAGCTGGAAGCCGGCACGCAGGCAGCGCTGCGCCAGGCTGGCGCGCAGGCGTCGCCGGCCGCGGGGGACCAGGCCGCCATGGCGGCGTTCCGCTTCGCCCGGGCGCACGCGCCTGCGGCACTGTTGCCCGCCGCCGGCGGCCGCGCGCTGGCCAGCGGCATGCTCGAGCTGCTGCCGCCCGCCATCCGCGTCACCGTGGAAAGCCGCCATACCGACGCCCGCAACGAGGAGAAGCTGGGCAATCCGCTGTTGCAGCGCTACGGCATGGCAGACCTGGCGACGGCGCTCGCGTTGCTGGTGCCGCTGCTGCTGGTGTGCCTGTGCGCGGGCATGGTCCAGGGCGAGCGCGAGCAGGGCACGTGGCGGATGTCGCTGGCGCAGGGCGCGGCCGGCTGGCGCCTGCTGCTTGCGGCGATGGCGGTGCGGACGGGCGCGGTGTGGGTGGTGGCGGTGCTGGCTTCGCTGCTGGCATTCATGCTGGACCCGGCGGCGACGCTGCGCGCCTTCGGCGCGTGGGTGTTCTGCCTGAGCGCGTTCGTCTTGTTCTGGAGTGCGGCGAGTGCATGGCTGAACCTGCTGCCGGGATCCGCTGCCACGGCGGTGCTGGCCGGCCTGGGCCTGTGGGCCGTGGTCACGTTCGGCGCACCGGCCATGATCGCGGCGGCCACCGACCGCATGGCGCCGATGCCGTCGCGGCTGGCCGCGATCGTGCAGATGCGCGCCGCCCAGCAGGACGCCGAAGCCGCCGCGGCGGACCTGGTGCGGGCGTGGTACCGCGCCCATCCGCAATGGGCGCCGGCCGCGCCGCGCCAGCACAGCTGGCCGGTTTCATTCATGCCGCGCTATCTCGACCAGGCCGCGCGGATCGAGCCGATCGCGGCCGAATTCGAGCGCGTGCGCGCGCAGCGCTTCGAGCACGCGGAACGCTGGGCGTGGCTGTCGCCGCCGCTGTCGCTGCTGCTCGCGGCCGACCGGCTGGCGGGTCACGACGCCCCGCGCTACGCCCGCTACATGGCGCAGGTGAACCGCTTCGAAGCCGAGTGGCGCGCCTTCTTCGTGCCGCGCATCATGAGCTATCGCGGCGTGCTGCCGCACGACTACGCCGACGCGCCGCGCTTCGCCTGGACGGACAGCCCCCCATGGCATGCGGTGTGGCGCGCGGGGCTGCAGCAACTGGCACTGGCCGCGGCGCTGCTGGGCCTGCTGTGGCGGTGCCGGGCCCGGCTGGCCCGGCCCTGA
- a CDS encoding ABC transporter permease has product MIGALLRKEFKAMVREGRAMALLGIGTVVLAIAVLVSLQRHATVAGEVAQAAAATRQQWDDQGDKHPHRGAHFGLYAFRPASALTAIEPGLGDYFGQALWLEPHRRNLARFEPAQDALPSARFGDLSAGFVFAALLPLLVFAVSFDAVSGERQRGTLRMLHGVGVAPAGLLAGKFLALVAGFAVFSVALALAPVVASHAQGSLDAAVWWRAAGLGAGYLLYTAILAGLGLAVSAWMADGRSALLALAGLWLAFVFVVPGAGAALARHAVPLPSAQAFWAAIQHDYLEGLPGDGNLAARTARHDAALLARYGVTRLADLPVGAAPLRRLQRDAYADRVHALHFDALWQRYAAQENVMRAAALLSPTLAMRNFAMKMAGTDLAHQRHYETAAERYRQTVNTAIDTWDAGHTRGLTSFDDKYAGASLWRAIPPFAYTMPPAGFALRAAWPEIACLLWWCAVALAGLYGCLRRMRP; this is encoded by the coding sequence ATGATCGGGGCCCTGCTGCGCAAGGAATTCAAGGCGATGGTCAGGGAAGGGCGGGCGATGGCGCTGCTGGGCATTGGCACCGTGGTGCTGGCCATCGCCGTGCTGGTGTCGCTGCAGCGGCATGCCACGGTCGCCGGCGAAGTGGCGCAGGCGGCCGCGGCCACGCGCCAGCAGTGGGACGACCAGGGCGACAAGCATCCGCACCGCGGTGCGCACTTCGGCCTGTATGCGTTCCGGCCGGCCTCGGCGCTGACGGCGATCGAGCCGGGACTGGGCGATTACTTCGGCCAGGCGCTGTGGCTGGAGCCGCACCGGCGCAATCTCGCGCGCTTCGAGCCGGCGCAGGACGCGCTGCCCTCCGCGCGCTTTGGCGACCTGAGCGCCGGCTTCGTGTTCGCGGCGCTGTTGCCGCTGCTGGTGTTTGCGGTCAGCTTCGATGCCGTCAGCGGCGAGCGCCAGCGCGGCACGCTGCGTATGCTGCACGGCGTCGGCGTGGCCCCGGCCGGCCTGCTGGCGGGCAAGTTCCTCGCGCTGGTCGCGGGCTTCGCCGTTTTTTCGGTCGCGCTGGCGCTGGCACCGGTGGTGGCCAGCCATGCGCAAGGCTCGCTCGACGCCGCGGTGTGGTGGCGCGCCGCCGGCCTGGGAGCCGGCTACCTGCTCTACACCGCCATCCTGGCGGGCCTGGGGTTGGCGGTGTCGGCATGGATGGCCGACGGCAGGAGCGCGTTGCTGGCGCTGGCCGGGCTGTGGCTGGCCTTTGTCTTCGTGGTCCCCGGCGCCGGCGCGGCGCTGGCGCGGCATGCCGTGCCGCTGCCATCGGCGCAGGCCTTCTGGGCCGCGATCCAGCACGACTACCTGGAAGGGCTGCCGGGCGACGGCAACCTGGCCGCCCGCACCGCGCGCCATGACGCGGCGCTGCTGGCGCGCTACGGCGTGACCCGCCTGGCCGACCTGCCGGTGGGCGCCGCACCGCTGCGCAGGCTGCAGCGCGACGCCTACGCCGACCGCGTCCACGCCCTGCATTTCGATGCGCTGTGGCAGCGCTACGCGGCGCAGGAGAACGTGATGCGCGCGGCCGCGCTGCTGAGCCCCACGCTGGCGATGCGCAACTTCGCCATGAAGATGGCCGGCACCGACCTTGCGCACCAGCGCCACTACGAGACCGCCGCCGAGCGCTACCGGCAGACCGTCAATACGGCGATCGATACCTGGGATGCCGGCCATACGCGCGGCTTGACCTCGTTCGACGACAAATATGCGGGCGCATCGCTGTGGCGCGCGATCCCGCCCTTTGCCTACACCATGCCGCCGGCGGGCTTCGCGCTGCGCGCGGCGTGGCCCGAGATCGCCTGCCTGCTGTGGTGGTGTGCGGTGGCCCTGGCCGGGCTGTACGGTTGCCTGCGGAGAATGCGGCCATGA